TCGACCTCGTCGATGCCGACGATGGAGAGCGTGCGCTCGCCGCCCGCCGCGTCGGCAATGGTGACGGTCGCGCCGAAGAACACCTGCTCGTGCTGCCGGCCCTGGTGGTCGACGACCTCGACCGTCTCCAGCCGCTTCATCAGGTAGCGGATGCGCCGATCGATCTCGCGCAGCCGCCGCTTGCCGTAGATGTAATCGCCATTCTCCGAGCGGTCGCCGTTGGACGCGGCCCAGGCCACGGTGCGCGTGACTTCGGGCCGCTCCACCTCGACCAGCTGCTTCAGTTCCGACTTGAGCCGCAGGTATCCCGCCGGCGTCATGTAGTTCTTCGGCGGCGGCGCGGCGGCGTCCGCTTCGGAACTCACCCGACCGGGGCGCGACGAAGACGGTTTCATCGCGGGCCCGCAATCGG
The sequence above is a segment of the Betaproteobacteria bacterium genome. Coding sequences within it:
- a CDS encoding transcription elongation factor GreB, producing the protein MKPSSSRPGRVSSEADAAAPPPKNYMTPAGYLRLKSELKQLVEVERPEVTRTVAWAASNGDRSENGDYIYGKRRLREIDRRIRYLMKRLETVEVVDHQGRQHEQVFFGATVTIADAAGGERTLSIVGIDEV